The Chitinophaga sp. H8 genome contains a region encoding:
- a CDS encoding SDR family NAD(P)-dependent oxidoreductase, with the protein MDLQLKGKTAFISGSTQGIGFAIAQQLLEEGAIVIVNGRTTQRINETINKLKQLVPGAQVSGVAADFSNAASVNQLLQALPDIDILVNNAGIFEPKAFANITDEEWFRFFEVNVLSGVRLSRHFFPKMLAKNWGRIIFISSESATMIPDEMIHYGTTKTAQLAVSRGLAELTKGTQVTVNSILPGPTKSEGVAAFLKELATSKNITPQEAEDDFFKTMRPSSLIQRFADVGEIANLVTYVASPRSAATNGAALRAEGGLVRSIL; encoded by the coding sequence ATGGATCTTCAGTTAAAAGGAAAAACAGCTTTTATAAGCGGGTCTACCCAGGGAATAGGATTTGCTATTGCACAGCAATTACTGGAAGAGGGAGCGATTGTAATTGTAAATGGCAGAACCACGCAAAGAATAAATGAAACCATAAACAAATTAAAACAGCTGGTACCTGGTGCACAGGTATCGGGCGTAGCTGCCGATTTTTCCAATGCAGCCTCCGTAAATCAGCTGTTGCAGGCGCTCCCGGATATAGATATCCTGGTTAACAATGCTGGTATTTTTGAACCTAAAGCTTTTGCCAACATTACAGATGAAGAATGGTTCCGCTTCTTTGAAGTAAATGTGCTCAGCGGAGTGCGCTTATCCCGCCACTTCTTCCCAAAAATGCTGGCAAAGAACTGGGGAAGGATCATCTTTATTTCCAGTGAATCTGCTACCATGATTCCGGATGAAATGATCCACTATGGTACTACCAAAACGGCCCAATTAGCCGTCAGCCGCGGCCTGGCAGAGCTGACAAAAGGAACGCAGGTAACAGTCAATTCCATTTTACCTGGCCCTACCAAATCAGAAGGGGTGGCAGCATTCTTAAAGGAATTAGCTACCTCCAAAAATATCACACCACAGGAAGCAGAAGATGACTTCTTCAAAACCATGCGTCCTTCCTCTCTCATCCAGCGCTTTGCCGATGTAGGAGAAATCGCCAACCTGGTTACCTACGTTGCCAGCCCCCGCTCTGCTGCTACCAATGGCGCAGCACTTCGTGCAGAAGGAGGTTTGGTCAGAAGTATTCTCTAA
- a CDS encoding NADPH-dependent FMN reductase: MKVVIVNGALEGRTGQELSKYFGQRFNTIGIDTATFSVAASNVPPFNMQGDPAPDTVQNMIHLFQQADLHVWLAPLYHGSIPGMMKNCLDWLELSRQSATPYLTDKLIGMVCWADGLHALNGIHTMDTVAKSLRAWTLPFTIPIIKNQLYDPTHPGHISLVYKNKFDQMILLMQQAMQKFNKDIVTNSVTVVG; the protein is encoded by the coding sequence ATGAAGGTAGTTATTGTAAATGGCGCACTGGAAGGAAGAACGGGACAGGAATTATCAAAATACTTCGGGCAAAGATTCAACACAATTGGCATAGATACAGCTACTTTTTCCGTGGCTGCTTCCAACGTGCCGCCATTTAATATGCAAGGGGACCCGGCGCCGGACACTGTACAAAATATGATTCACTTATTTCAACAGGCCGATCTCCATGTATGGCTGGCACCTTTATATCATGGAAGCATTCCCGGCATGATGAAAAATTGCCTGGACTGGCTGGAGTTGTCCCGCCAATCAGCTACCCCTTATCTCACAGACAAACTGATTGGTATGGTTTGCTGGGCCGATGGCTTACATGCGCTTAACGGAATCCACACAATGGATACGGTAGCCAAGTCGCTCCGCGCCTGGACATTACCCTTTACCATTCCCATCATAAAAAATCAATTGTATGACCCAACGCATCCCGGACACATCTCTCTGGTTTATAAAAATAAGTTTGATCAGATGATCCTGCTGATGCAGCAAGCCATGCAAAAATTTAATAAAGATATAGTTACTAACAGTGTAACAGTTGTAGGTTAA
- a CDS encoding superoxide dismutase, with product MLHDKFPFELPALPYAADALEPAIDKATMELHHDKHHQAYVTNLNNALKGTPGEQADLAGILANISSYPAAVRNNGGGHYNHSLFWSLLAPANGQTPTAPVLAAIEARWGSLNDFQEAFSKEALSRFGSGWAWLIVKPNGSLEITSTSNQDNPLMNIIEAGRGTPILALDVWEHAYYLKYQNRRVEYINSFWKIVNWEAVHQLYTKAVK from the coding sequence ATGTTACACGATAAATTTCCTTTTGAATTGCCGGCACTTCCTTATGCTGCTGATGCACTGGAACCTGCTATTGACAAAGCCACGATGGAGCTGCACCACGACAAGCACCATCAGGCATATGTAACCAATCTGAACAATGCCCTGAAAGGTACGCCCGGTGAACAGGCAGACCTGGCAGGTATATTAGCCAATATATCCAGCTATCCTGCTGCAGTACGCAACAATGGTGGCGGGCACTATAACCACTCCCTCTTCTGGTCGCTGCTGGCACCTGCCAATGGTCAAACACCTACTGCTCCGGTACTGGCAGCAATAGAAGCCCGTTGGGGATCGCTCAATGATTTCCAGGAAGCATTCAGCAAAGAAGCGTTGTCAAGATTTGGCTCCGGCTGGGCCTGGTTAATTGTTAAACCAAATGGCTCGCTGGAGATCACCTCCACCTCCAACCAGGATAATCCTTTGATGAATATTATTGAAGCCGGCAGAGGCACACCTATCCTGGCATTAGATGTATGGGAGCATGCCTATTACCTGAAATACCAGAACAGACGCGTAGAATATATTAACAGTTTCTGGAAAATCGTCAACTGGGAAGCGGTACATCAATTATATACAAAGGCAGTAAAATGA
- a CDS encoding AraC family transcriptional regulator gives MKQQPILNIHDTVKLYTSEEDQEQLPLSNFTSSFNKADLLIMDNERSKKEGTPIRTDYYALILCLQGSCRKIVDHHSFEVLPQTIHLVAPGQLSSYSDTSANLKLKMLFFKRTFLDDLQMSQEIIEQLLLMNPDYPPIFDLDPSNSENILQLLLDIEQEQQLQPPFYLQVIRCRMIELLFRMRRACENCLSNSPKASDRKFQLLHQFRKLVDKHFNEYTKVEAYARLLNITPKHLSDLVKQASGDTALTVIHQRILREAQFLLEYSAASIKEIAGFLNFDSSSHFGRFFKHKTGLNPNEFRKKGKIG, from the coding sequence ATGAAACAACAACCCATATTAAACATACACGATACGGTTAAACTATATACTTCCGAAGAAGACCAGGAACAGCTGCCTTTATCCAATTTTACCAGCTCGTTTAACAAGGCAGACCTGCTGATCATGGATAACGAACGAAGTAAAAAGGAAGGCACCCCTATCCGCACGGATTATTACGCACTGATCCTATGCCTGCAGGGCAGCTGCCGGAAAATAGTGGACCATCACAGCTTTGAAGTATTACCACAAACCATCCACCTGGTGGCACCAGGCCAGCTCAGCTCTTATAGCGATACGTCTGCCAACCTCAAGCTAAAAATGCTTTTTTTTAAACGAACCTTCCTGGACGACCTGCAAATGTCGCAGGAAATAATAGAGCAGCTATTACTGATGAACCCGGATTATCCCCCCATTTTTGACCTGGATCCCTCCAATAGTGAAAATATCCTGCAGCTATTACTCGATATTGAACAGGAGCAGCAGTTGCAACCACCATTTTATCTGCAGGTGATCAGGTGCCGCATGATAGAATTATTGTTCCGTATGCGCCGGGCTTGCGAAAATTGTTTGTCCAATTCGCCCAAAGCATCTGACCGGAAATTCCAGCTGCTGCATCAGTTCCGGAAACTGGTAGACAAACATTTTAATGAGTATACCAAAGTGGAAGCATATGCCCGGTTACTGAATATCACCCCTAAACATCTGAGCGACCTGGTAAAACAAGCCTCCGGCGATACAGCCCTTACCGTTATTCACCAGCGCATCCTGCGGGAAGCACAATTCCTCCTGGAATACTCTGCCGCAAGTATTAAAGAAATTGCCGGATTCCTCAACTTCGACTCCAGTTCCCATTTTGGTCGTTTTTTTAAACATAAAACAGGCCTTAACCCTAATGAGTTCCGCAAAAAAGGAAAAATTGGTTAG
- a CDS encoding TetR/AcrR family transcriptional regulator yields the protein MDKKAIQEQRMRGYFIAATKDILRSEGVKSISVRNIADRAGYSFATLYNYFKDVKDLVFLCVEDFREECRAYVENKTEKVPRGQKRLKAIIAAYLEYFIQYPGIFELFFIEKLSDIDNKQGTPALVVSFLEHLCQREWEYCVEKQVMTAGEVAAKKAALLYGTTGLLVLYLNRRTPDSYNAFLKAATGFIDQQLKGGV from the coding sequence ATGGATAAGAAAGCGATACAAGAGCAGCGGATGAGGGGATATTTTATAGCTGCAACAAAAGATATTTTACGGAGTGAGGGGGTAAAGAGTATCAGTGTCAGGAACATTGCTGATCGCGCAGGGTATTCTTTTGCCACGTTATACAATTATTTTAAGGACGTAAAGGACCTGGTGTTTCTATGTGTGGAGGATTTTCGGGAAGAGTGCAGGGCATATGTGGAAAATAAGACAGAGAAAGTACCCCGGGGGCAGAAGCGGTTAAAAGCAATCATCGCTGCTTACCTGGAATACTTTATTCAGTATCCGGGTATTTTTGAACTGTTTTTTATTGAAAAGTTATCGGACATAGATAATAAGCAAGGTACACCGGCATTAGTGGTATCTTTCCTGGAGCACCTTTGTCAGCGGGAATGGGAGTATTGTGTGGAAAAACAGGTGATGACAGCAGGAGAGGTTGCTGCCAAAAAAGCGGCATTGCTATATGGTACCACCGGATTATTAGTATTGTATTTAAACCGGCGTACACCCGATTCGTATAATGCTTTTCTGAAAGCAGCCACCGGTTTTATTGATCAACAGCTAAAAGGAGGTGTATGA
- a CDS encoding GIY-YIG nuclease family protein: MKSRKELKQIFREMVFKMGVYQIRNITSNKVFIGSSTDLERAWNGQRVRLDNGIHLNKALQKEWREQGASQFVYEIVEELKDTADPATDYKTEVKILEEMVIAALQPFGDKGYH, encoded by the coding sequence ATGAAATCACGAAAGGAACTGAAACAAATATTCCGGGAGATGGTCTTTAAAATGGGGGTATATCAGATCAGGAATATCACCAGCAATAAAGTATTTATAGGAAGCAGCACAGACCTGGAACGGGCATGGAATGGGCAGCGGGTAAGGCTGGACAATGGCATACACCTTAACAAGGCATTACAAAAGGAATGGCGGGAGCAGGGTGCGAGTCAGTTTGTATATGAAATTGTAGAAGAATTAAAAGATACCGCAGACCCTGCCACTGACTATAAAACGGAGGTGAAGATACTGGAGGAAATGGTTATTGCAGCCTTACAGCCATTTGGGGATAAAGGTTATCATTAG
- a CDS encoding type IA DNA topoisomerase: MMKVCIAEKPSVARDIAEVLGAKQRKEGYYEGNGYQVTWTFGHFCTLKEPHDYFDQWKFWRLEDLPMIPSSFGIKLIENNGVQKQFRIIEQLVQACEEVINCGDAGQEGELIQRWVLLKAKCTAPVKRLWISSLTEEAIRDGFQQLKDSTQYNNLYAAGSARAIGDWLLGMNATRLFTKKFGQGKVVLSIGRVQTPTLAMIVQRQKEINAFVSEEYWELKTIYRETEFTATIDRLRNLEKANKGLSYLKEHPFEITSFEKKDGKEGNPRLFDLTGLQVEANKKYAYTADDTLKHVQNLYEKKLVTYPRVDTTYLSEDLHPKIAGILQDLTPYSALTAPVLANPVPKLKTVFDDKKVTDHHAIIPTGMHPGGISLEEKRVYDLIARRFIAAFYPECKIATTTVLGKVGQVPFKVTGKQIIEPGWKEVYANDQSIKKEGEEEEKILPLFVVGESGPHEPRIHQGKTTPPKAFTEATLLRAMETAGKQVEDEEMRELLKDNGIGRPSTRANIIETLFRRKYIEKKRKNIYATQTGIDLIDTIESELLKSAELTGNWERKLRLIEKGEYTLDTFKQELIQMVVELTRDVKNNSHKTITIAPEPPPEPVAPPKKAPKPKTPKKETDIATLTCPKCKTHLLKKGNTAYGCANFNVCGFKIPFEILGKQLTDKHVTDLLSKGKTGKIKGLQVPGSDTPVDGKLVMNSSFNLEIG; encoded by the coding sequence ATGATGAAGGTTTGTATTGCAGAAAAACCCAGTGTGGCAAGGGATATTGCAGAAGTACTCGGTGCTAAGCAACGCAAAGAGGGCTATTATGAAGGTAATGGTTATCAGGTAACCTGGACATTTGGCCACTTCTGTACACTGAAAGAACCACATGATTACTTTGACCAATGGAAATTCTGGCGGCTGGAAGACCTGCCGATGATCCCCTCCAGCTTTGGTATCAAACTCATTGAAAACAATGGGGTACAAAAACAGTTCAGGATTATTGAACAACTGGTCCAGGCATGTGAAGAAGTCATTAACTGCGGGGATGCCGGGCAGGAAGGTGAACTGATTCAGCGCTGGGTACTACTCAAAGCCAAATGTACCGCTCCGGTAAAAAGACTCTGGATTTCTTCCTTAACGGAAGAGGCTATCCGGGATGGATTTCAGCAATTAAAAGACAGCACCCAATACAATAATCTCTATGCTGCAGGCAGCGCCCGTGCTATCGGCGACTGGCTCCTGGGCATGAATGCCACCCGCCTGTTTACCAAAAAATTCGGGCAAGGTAAAGTCGTATTGTCAATCGGTCGTGTACAAACACCTACGCTGGCCATGATCGTACAACGCCAGAAGGAAATCAATGCCTTCGTTTCGGAAGAATACTGGGAATTAAAAACCATCTACCGGGAAACGGAATTTACCGCCACAATCGACCGGCTCCGCAACCTGGAAAAAGCTAATAAAGGGCTCAGTTATCTCAAAGAACATCCTTTTGAAATTACTTCCTTTGAAAAGAAAGATGGTAAGGAAGGGAATCCCCGTTTGTTTGATCTGACCGGCCTACAGGTGGAAGCCAATAAAAAATATGCCTATACAGCAGATGATACCCTGAAACATGTGCAGAACCTGTACGAAAAAAAACTGGTAACCTACCCTAGAGTAGATACTACTTATCTTTCTGAAGATCTGCACCCTAAGATTGCAGGCATCCTGCAGGACCTTACTCCGTACAGTGCACTAACGGCGCCGGTGCTGGCCAATCCCGTTCCCAAGCTGAAAACAGTATTCGATGATAAAAAAGTGACAGATCACCATGCCATCATCCCTACTGGTATGCACCCCGGCGGCATCAGCCTGGAAGAAAAAAGAGTGTATGATCTGATTGCCCGCCGTTTTATTGCTGCCTTTTATCCTGAATGTAAAATAGCAACTACTACCGTGCTGGGGAAAGTAGGCCAGGTGCCTTTTAAAGTAACCGGCAAGCAGATCATAGAACCAGGCTGGAAAGAAGTATATGCCAATGACCAGAGTATCAAAAAAGAGGGAGAGGAAGAAGAAAAAATATTACCGCTTTTTGTAGTGGGGGAAAGCGGCCCTCACGAGCCCAGGATCCACCAGGGAAAAACAACCCCTCCCAAAGCTTTTACGGAGGCCACACTCCTCAGAGCTATGGAAACAGCAGGCAAACAGGTAGAAGATGAAGAAATGCGGGAACTGCTGAAAGATAACGGGATAGGCCGTCCCTCTACCCGTGCCAATATTATCGAAACCCTGTTCCGCAGAAAATATATCGAGAAAAAAAGAAAGAACATCTATGCTACCCAAACCGGCATAGACCTGATTGATACCATTGAATCCGAATTACTGAAAAGTGCAGAACTAACGGGCAACTGGGAACGTAAACTCCGCCTGATAGAAAAAGGAGAGTATACACTGGATACTTTTAAACAGGAGCTGATCCAGATGGTGGTAGAATTGACCAGAGATGTAAAAAACAATAGCCACAAAACAATTACAATTGCTCCGGAGCCTCCTCCGGAACCTGTGGCCCCGCCTAAAAAAGCACCTAAGCCTAAAACACCGAAAAAAGAAACCGACATCGCAACACTTACCTGCCCAAAATGTAAAACACATTTGCTGAAGAAAGGTAATACTGCCTATGGCTGCGCTAACTTCAACGTCTGCGGATTTAAGATCCCTTTTGAAATATTAGGAAAGCAACTTACCGACAAACATGTTACAGACCTTCTCAGCAAAGGAAAAACCGGAAAAATAAAAGGGCTGCAAGTGCCGGGCAGTGATACCCCTGTGGATGGAAAACTGGTGATGAATAGTAGTTTTAACCTGGAGATAGGATAA
- a CDS encoding sialidase family protein: MYKKLLLLGWLFTWCITVSAQQEKVPVFVSGTEGHKSYRIPAVISLPDGQLLAFAEGRVHGAGDFGDINIVLKRSRDGGKSWQPLENVVDADSLQAGNPAPVVDLSDPAFPGGRIFLFYNTGNNHEGEVRKGKGLREVWYKTSADGGITWSDAVNITTQVHRPDQPAVNADYHFSEDWRSYANTPGHALQFSKGKYKGRIYVAANHSQGPPKKGFEDYFAHGFYTDDHGKTFHLGQSVNIPGSNEATAAELSGGRLLLNARNQRGDIKARIVAISNDGGATWDKTYIDRQLPDPVCQGSILNIGWKKNRAILAFSNAVDTTLRDHLTLRLSKDEGKTWPVKQVVASSGKGKDGYAAYSDIVLLPGNKIGVLYEADGYAKILFTVVTP, encoded by the coding sequence ATGTATAAAAAACTATTGTTATTGGGGTGGTTATTTACGTGGTGCATAACAGTATCTGCACAACAGGAAAAGGTGCCGGTGTTTGTATCCGGTACAGAGGGGCATAAAAGCTACCGGATACCTGCGGTAATTAGTTTGCCGGATGGGCAGCTCCTGGCTTTTGCAGAAGGCAGGGTGCATGGAGCTGGTGATTTTGGTGATATTAATATTGTGCTGAAGCGCAGCAGGGATGGTGGTAAGTCGTGGCAGCCATTGGAGAATGTAGTAGATGCTGATAGTTTACAGGCGGGGAATCCTGCGCCTGTGGTTGACTTAAGTGATCCGGCATTTCCAGGTGGAAGGATTTTCCTGTTTTATAATACCGGCAATAATCATGAAGGAGAGGTACGTAAGGGAAAAGGACTACGGGAGGTGTGGTATAAAACATCTGCAGATGGAGGGATCACCTGGTCGGATGCAGTGAATATCACCACGCAGGTGCACCGTCCGGACCAGCCAGCTGTAAATGCTGATTATCATTTCAGCGAAGATTGGCGCAGTTATGCCAATACACCGGGGCATGCTTTACAATTCAGCAAGGGTAAATACAAAGGACGTATCTACGTTGCCGCCAATCATTCCCAGGGCCCGCCGAAAAAAGGATTTGAAGATTATTTTGCCCATGGCTTCTATACGGATGATCATGGTAAAACCTTTCACCTCGGACAAAGTGTGAACATCCCCGGATCTAATGAAGCCACCGCAGCGGAACTTTCCGGTGGCAGGCTGCTATTGAATGCACGTAACCAGCGGGGAGATATAAAAGCAAGGATAGTAGCCATCAGCAATGATGGCGGAGCTACCTGGGATAAAACATATATAGACCGGCAACTACCTGACCCGGTATGCCAGGGAAGTATCCTGAATATAGGATGGAAGAAGAATCGGGCTATATTGGCATTCTCGAATGCGGTAGATACAACGTTACGCGACCACCTTACCCTGCGTTTAAGTAAAGATGAAGGTAAAACCTGGCCGGTGAAACAAGTAGTGGCAAGCAGTGGAAAGGGAAAAGACGGGTATGCTGCTTATTCAGATATTGTGCTGTTGCCCGGAAACAAAATAGGTGTGCTGTATGAAGCTGATGGGTATGCAAAAATCCTGTTTACAGTTGTGACCCCCTGA
- a CDS encoding RNA polymerase sigma factor, which produces MSIRAVHNEALLVTELIAGSEKALAALFNAYHHQLVAYVLTVIPSQEMAIEIVQDVYVKLWMSRDELHKVDKFTAYLFILTRNYTLNCLKKMARDRRKAQQYHQFIYESAAIPDQGETRTDRLALIERAVAQLPAQQQQAYLLSREHGMKYAEIAEKMGLSKESVKKYIHLALKSIAEFVKSHAVVLLILMEQRKF; this is translated from the coding sequence TTGTCAATAAGAGCAGTTCATAATGAAGCGTTATTGGTAACTGAATTGATAGCGGGTAGTGAAAAGGCACTTGCTGCACTTTTTAATGCTTATCATCATCAGTTAGTGGCGTATGTATTGACAGTCATCCCCTCGCAGGAGATGGCCATTGAAATTGTACAGGATGTGTATGTGAAGCTCTGGATGAGCCGGGATGAGCTTCATAAAGTAGACAAGTTTACTGCTTACCTTTTTATCCTCACCCGGAATTATACCCTGAATTGTCTGAAAAAGATGGCGAGGGACCGCCGGAAAGCACAACAGTATCACCAGTTTATTTATGAGTCAGCCGCTATACCTGATCAGGGTGAAACCCGGACCGACCGTCTTGCCTTGATAGAGCGTGCGGTAGCGCAGTTGCCAGCCCAGCAGCAACAGGCTTACCTGTTAAGCCGTGAACATGGTATGAAGTATGCAGAGATTGCAGAGAAAATGGGACTAAGTAAGGAGTCCGTAAAAAAATATATCCATCTGGCGCTAAAATCCATTGCCGAATTTGTTAAGTCTCACGCAGTTGTATTGCTGATCCTGATGGAACAGCGGAAGTTCTGA
- a CDS encoding FecR family protein: protein MSNTRLTWLFERYRNRLTTAEEEEELFQLIDQSEYDEQLKALLTAAWEQFQPGNFTLPPRQSEEMYRHILENTQPSRHIRGGFWGPMMAAAAAVLLLIAIAGGYFIYRYQTTQLVNSGALQAGVQDIAPGSNKALLTLANGTTVILDSTGSQVIQQGSVAIHQHNGQLQYKGSAASTETVYNTLTTPRGGKFKIVLPDGSVAWLNSASSLRYPATFNGKERVVELHGQGYFEIAQNAHQPFKVKVNDMEVQVLGTSFDIMAYEEESTVNTTLLEGGVKVLRGNVEKVLKPGQQAILDEHTATIDIQPADVNRIIAWKNGRFIFNNMDLETILREVARWYDVTLEYRVKPGKEKYGGGISRSLSLAAVLKVLEENGNNHFSIEGRKVIILP from the coding sequence ATGAGTAATACGAGGCTTACATGGTTGTTTGAGCGTTACCGGAACAGGTTGACTACTGCTGAAGAGGAAGAAGAGCTTTTTCAGCTGATTGATCAATCCGAGTATGATGAACAACTGAAAGCATTACTGACAGCTGCCTGGGAACAGTTTCAGCCAGGTAACTTCACCTTACCACCCCGGCAGAGTGAGGAAATGTACCGGCATATATTGGAAAATACCCAGCCTTCCAGACATATACGGGGAGGTTTTTGGGGACCGATGATGGCCGCCGCTGCGGCAGTGTTGCTGCTTATTGCAATAGCCGGTGGTTACTTTATTTACCGCTACCAGACAACGCAGCTTGTCAATAGTGGTGCACTGCAGGCGGGTGTGCAGGATATTGCCCCTGGCAGCAATAAGGCATTGCTGACACTGGCCAATGGCACTACCGTAATACTGGATAGTACAGGTAGTCAGGTGATTCAGCAGGGTAGTGTTGCCATCCATCAGCATAATGGCCAGCTACAATATAAGGGCAGTGCTGCTTCTACAGAAACAGTTTATAATACCTTAACTACGCCGCGTGGCGGAAAATTTAAAATAGTATTGCCGGATGGATCGGTAGCCTGGCTTAACTCCGCCAGCAGCCTCCGGTATCCTGCTACCTTCAATGGCAAAGAGCGGGTAGTAGAATTACACGGGCAGGGCTATTTTGAAATTGCACAGAATGCACATCAGCCATTTAAAGTAAAAGTGAATGATATGGAAGTGCAGGTGCTGGGTACCAGCTTTGATATCATGGCCTATGAGGAAGAAAGTACGGTAAATACTACCTTATTGGAAGGCGGTGTAAAAGTATTGCGGGGAAATGTGGAAAAAGTACTGAAACCTGGTCAGCAGGCCATACTGGATGAACATACCGCTACGATCGATATACAGCCTGCAGATGTAAACCGGATCATCGCCTGGAAAAACGGGCGCTTCATATTCAATAATATGGACCTCGAAACAATTCTCAGAGAGGTAGCCCGCTGGTATGATGTAACACTGGAGTATCGCGTAAAACCAGGTAAAGAGAAGTATGGAGGGGGTATCAGCCGTAGCCTCAGTCTTGCTGCAGTATTGAAAGTACTGGAAGAGAACGGCAACAACCATTTCAGCATTGAAGGCAGAAAAGTAATCATATTACCCTGA